One window of the Hemitrygon akajei chromosome 5, sHemAka1.3, whole genome shotgun sequence genome contains the following:
- the LOC140728314 gene encoding gamma-crystallin S-1-like: MGKIIFYEDRNFQGRHYECSSDCADLSPYFSRCNSIRVDSDWWVLYEKPNYMGYQYVLSRGEYPDYQRWMGFNDCVKSCRTYPYYQGGNYKIRIYERPDFSGQMMEFMDDCPSVYDRFRYRDIHSCHVMDGYWIFYEHPNYKGRQYFLRPGEYRRFNDWGSSCATIGSFRRMRDF; this comes from the exons ATGGGAAAG ATCATCTTCTACGAGGACAGGAACTTCCAGGGTCGGCACTATGAGTGCAGCTCCGACTGTGCCGACCTCTCCCCTTACTTCAGCCGCTGTAACTCCATCCGTGTTGACAGTGACTGGTGGGTGTTGTACGAGAAACCCAACTACATGGGATACCAGTATGTCCTGAGCaggggagagtatcctgactaccAGCGCTGGATGGGATTCAATGACTGTGTCAAGTCCTGTCGCACCTACCCTTAT TACCAAGGAGGAAACTATAAGATTAGGATTTATGAAAGGCCTGACTTTTCAGGGcagatgatggaattcatggACGACTGTCCCTCTGTCTACGATCGTTTCCGTTACCGTGACATCCACTCCTGTCACGTCATGGATGGTTATTGGATCTTCTATGAACATCCCAACTACAAAGGACGACAGTACTTCCTGAGACCCGGGGAATACAGGAGGTTTAATGACTGGGGCAGCTCCTGCGCTACCATCGGGTCCTTCAGGCGCATGAGGGACTTCTAG